Proteins co-encoded in one Pseudorhizobium banfieldiae genomic window:
- a CDS encoding branched-chain amino acid ABC transporter substrate-binding protein — translation MRIRPTSMIAAAALLVPLLAKAETIAVVAPQTGPYAMLGGQILQGARAAAEAAGHTALALDEPCEAGTNTDLAARMREADAVAAVGFLCTESLSTLMPALAEAGIPALTVAVRSDILMEDALREQWPLFRMAPGEDDEAQAISQTVLERWKAEPVAIIDDGTIYGRELASAIREAIEQGGISPVFVDTYRPGQEQQVALVRRLSKAGATHLIVGGDRNDVSVIARDAEVEGIPLTILAGDTMRAANRPVPLREGVLTAALPDYSELPSAADVTDSLRAANVEPDGYTLPAYAAIEIVAAALSGEQSQSLAARLVDREFGTVIGPVEFDTGQQLVQNPFRLQQWQGGRFVAVAPPTE, via the coding sequence ATGCGCATCCGCCCCACCAGCATGATTGCCGCCGCGGCATTACTTGTGCCGCTTCTGGCCAAAGCGGAGACGATCGCGGTCGTCGCACCGCAAACGGGCCCATATGCAATGCTCGGCGGCCAGATCCTTCAAGGTGCGCGCGCAGCTGCGGAAGCAGCCGGACATACGGCGCTGGCGCTGGACGAGCCTTGCGAGGCAGGCACGAACACGGATCTGGCGGCCCGGATGCGCGAGGCTGACGCGGTGGCAGCGGTCGGCTTCCTCTGCACAGAATCATTATCCACGCTCATGCCCGCACTTGCCGAGGCCGGGATCCCCGCGCTGACTGTCGCTGTGCGATCCGACATCCTCATGGAAGATGCACTTAGGGAACAATGGCCGCTCTTTCGCATGGCGCCAGGCGAGGATGACGAGGCCCAAGCGATTTCGCAGACGGTACTGGAGCGATGGAAGGCGGAGCCGGTTGCCATCATAGACGATGGCACGATCTACGGCCGTGAACTGGCCAGCGCCATCCGCGAGGCAATCGAGCAGGGTGGCATCTCACCGGTTTTCGTCGATACCTACCGGCCGGGCCAGGAGCAGCAGGTTGCCCTTGTTCGCAGGCTTTCGAAGGCTGGTGCAACCCATCTCATTGTTGGCGGAGACAGGAACGATGTCTCGGTGATAGCCCGCGACGCAGAGGTCGAAGGCATTCCGCTGACGATCCTTGCCGGCGACACCATGCGCGCCGCAAACCGCCCCGTTCCGCTGCGGGAAGGCGTCCTGACCGCCGCCCTGCCCGACTACTCCGAGCTTCCCTCTGCCGCTGACGTCACGGACTCGCTGCGGGCAGCAAACGTCGAGCCGGACGGCTATACCCTCCCTGCCTATGCGGCGATCGAGATAGTGGCAGCAGCGCTGTCTGGAGAGCAGTCCCAAAGTCTTGCCGCGCGGCTTGTCGACCGCGAATTTGGCACGGTGATCGGACCCGTGGAATTCGATACCGGTCAGCAACTCGTCCAGAATCCATTTCGGCTGCAGCAGTGGCAAGGCGGCCGTTTCGTCGCGGTCGCCCCGCCGACGGAATGA
- the rpe gene encoding ribulose-phosphate 3-epimerase, with the protein MTTLPIRIAPSILAADFAKLGQEVRDVVEAGADWIHLDVMDGHFVPNISYGPDVIKALRPHTKAFFDCHLMITPADPFLESFAKAGCDGITVHAESGPHLHRSLQTIRTLGKKVGVTLNPATPLSLLENVLDEIDLILIMSVNPGFGGQKFIPAMVEKTRAAKAMIGHRPIELQLDGGITPETIGAVAAAGANVFVAGSAVFQGNSVESYRERIQALRAAARTV; encoded by the coding sequence ATGACCACCCTGCCCATCCGTATCGCCCCGTCCATCCTCGCCGCAGATTTCGCAAAACTTGGACAGGAGGTGCGTGACGTGGTCGAGGCAGGCGCGGACTGGATCCACCTGGACGTCATGGACGGTCACTTCGTGCCGAACATTTCCTATGGTCCCGATGTGATCAAGGCCCTTCGTCCGCATACCAAGGCGTTCTTCGACTGTCACCTGATGATCACGCCGGCCGATCCGTTCCTCGAATCCTTCGCCAAGGCCGGCTGCGACGGCATCACCGTCCACGCGGAATCCGGTCCACACCTGCACCGGTCGTTGCAGACGATACGTACCCTCGGGAAGAAGGTCGGAGTCACACTCAATCCCGCGACGCCACTATCCCTGCTGGAAAACGTTCTCGACGAGATCGACCTCATTCTGATCATGAGCGTCAATCCAGGCTTCGGCGGCCAAAAGTTCATTCCCGCCATGGTCGAGAAGACCCGGGCTGCCAAGGCCATGATCGGCCACCGGCCGATCGAGTTGCAGCTGGATGGTGGCATTACGCCGGAGACGATCGGTGCAGTGGCGGCAGCCGGCGCCAATGTCTTCGTGGCGGGTTCTGCAGTCTTCCAGGGCAACAGCGTCGAGAGCTACCGGGAACGCATCCAGGCTCTGCGGGCTGCCGCTCGCACGGTCTGA
- the purB gene encoding adenylosuccinate lyase, with the protein MIPRYSRPDMVAIWSPETKFRIWFEIEAHACDALAAIGVIPKSAAETIWEKGGSATFDVDRIDEIEAVTKHDVIAFLTHLAEFVGPDSRFIHQGMTSSDVLDTCFNVQLVRATDLLLAGMDKLLEALKRRAFEHKDTVTIGRSHGIHAEPTTFGVKLAQAYAEFDRNKTRLMAARDEIATCAISGAVGTFANIDPRVEEHVAAAMGLKAEPVSTQVIPRDRHAMYFSTLAVIASSIERLSIEIRHLQRTEVLEAEEYFSPGQKGSSAMPHKRNPVLTENLTGLARMVRSYAMPAMENVALWHERDISHSSVERMIGPDATVTLDFALARLTSVIDKLLVYPENMINNMNKFRGLVHSQRVLLALTQAGVSREDAYRLVQRNAMKVWEQGKDFLEELLADEEVRAALSEEDIREKFDLGYHTKHVDTIFRRVFGET; encoded by the coding sequence ATGATCCCCCGCTATTCCCGCCCCGATATGGTCGCGATCTGGTCGCCGGAGACGAAATTCCGCATCTGGTTCGAGATCGAGGCGCATGCCTGCGATGCCCTGGCGGCGATCGGGGTCATCCCCAAGTCTGCTGCGGAAACGATCTGGGAGAAGGGTGGCTCCGCGACCTTCGACGTTGATCGAATTGACGAGATCGAGGCGGTGACAAAGCATGATGTCATCGCGTTCCTGACCCATCTGGCGGAGTTCGTCGGTCCCGACAGTCGCTTCATCCATCAGGGAATGACCTCCTCCGACGTGCTCGACACCTGCTTCAACGTCCAGCTCGTCCGCGCCACCGACCTGCTGCTGGCGGGTATGGACAAGTTGCTCGAAGCACTGAAGCGGCGCGCCTTTGAACACAAGGACACGGTGACCATAGGACGAAGCCACGGAATTCACGCCGAGCCCACCACCTTCGGCGTGAAGCTGGCCCAGGCCTATGCCGAGTTCGACCGCAACAAGACCCGGCTGATGGCCGCTCGGGATGAAATCGCAACCTGTGCGATCTCCGGCGCCGTCGGCACTTTCGCCAACATCGACCCGCGCGTTGAAGAACACGTAGCAGCGGCGATGGGACTGAAGGCGGAGCCGGTTTCCACCCAGGTGATCCCACGCGACCGCCATGCCATGTATTTTTCGACGCTTGCAGTGATCGCCTCGTCGATCGAGCGTCTCTCCATCGAGATCCGCCACCTGCAGCGAACTGAGGTTCTGGAGGCCGAGGAGTATTTCTCGCCGGGCCAGAAGGGTTCCTCCGCCATGCCGCACAAGCGGAATCCGGTGCTGACGGAGAATCTGACGGGATTGGCGCGAATGGTCCGTTCCTATGCCATGCCGGCCATGGAGAACGTCGCACTCTGGCACGAGCGCGATATTTCGCACTCGTCGGTCGAGCGAATGATCGGCCCCGATGCCACGGTAACCTTGGACTTCGCGCTGGCACGCCTGACCAGCGTCATCGACAAGCTGTTGGTCTACCCGGAGAACATGATCAACAATATGAACAAGTTCCGCGGACTTGTTCATTCACAGCGTGTGCTTCTGGCTCTGACGCAGGCCGGTGTGTCGCGTGAAGACGCCTATCGCCTGGTACAGCGCAACGCCATGAAGGTTTGGGAACAGGGCAAGGACTTCCTGGAGGAACTGCTGGCCGACGAAGAAGTGCGGGCGGCGCTTTCCGAGGAAGATATCCGCGAGAAGTTCGATCTCGGCTATCATACCAAGCATGTGGATACCATCTTCCGCCGGGTGTTCGGCGAGACCTAG
- a CDS encoding RBBP9/YdeN family alpha/beta hydrolase, producing MKASEAEILIIPGYTNSGPDHWQSRWEAKLSTARRVEQAEWSKPVREDWVAKVAEEVNAATQPVVLVAHSLGIPSAVHAIPLFRKQVVGAFFVAPPEVDNPAVRPRHLMSFGPYPRDPLPFPTVTIASRNDPFGSYEHADDIAAAWGSLLIDAGESGHINAESGHGPWPEGTMVFAQFLSRLKA from the coding sequence ATGAAAGCATCAGAAGCCGAAATTCTCATCATTCCGGGTTACACCAATTCCGGGCCCGATCACTGGCAGAGCCGTTGGGAGGCCAAACTTTCCACCGCGCGCCGGGTTGAACAGGCGGAATGGTCAAAGCCGGTACGCGAGGACTGGGTGGCGAAGGTTGCCGAGGAGGTGAATGCGGCAACGCAGCCGGTAGTCCTCGTGGCCCATTCTCTCGGCATCCCCTCGGCGGTCCACGCGATCCCACTGTTCAGGAAGCAGGTTGTCGGCGCCTTCTTCGTAGCGCCGCCCGAGGTTGACAATCCTGCCGTGCGTCCCCGTCACCTGATGAGCTTTGGCCCCTATCCGCGCGATCCCTTACCCTTCCCGACGGTGACCATCGCCAGCCGCAACGACCCGTTCGGCTCCTACGAACACGCTGACGACATCGCTGCCGCCTGGGGATCGTTGCTGATCGACGCCGGAGAATCGGGACATATCAACGCGGAGAGCGGACACGGCCCATGGCCCGAAGGCACCATGGTCTTCGCCCAGTTCCTGTCTCGCCTGAAGGCCTGA
- a CDS encoding DUF1476 domain-containing protein, producing the protein MTSMKDRERAFENKFALDEEQKFKAVVRRNKLVGRWAAELLGRDADAYAQEVVEADFQEAGEEDVFRKLRADFNAAGVSISDEDIRQKMFAYLQDAVAEVKQ; encoded by the coding sequence ATGACCAGCATGAAAGACCGCGAACGCGCATTCGAGAACAAGTTTGCGCTCGACGAAGAGCAGAAGTTCAAGGCCGTCGTGCGGCGGAACAAGCTCGTCGGCCGCTGGGCCGCCGAACTCCTGGGACGCGATGCCGACGCGTATGCACAGGAGGTCGTCGAAGCGGATTTCCAGGAGGCGGGTGAAGAGGACGTGTTCCGCAAGCTGCGCGCCGATTTCAATGCCGCTGGCGTCTCGATCTCCGACGAAGACATCCGCCAGAAGATGTTCGCCTATCTGCAGGACGCCGTTGCTGAGGTGAAGCAGTAA
- the purC gene encoding phosphoribosylaminoimidazolesuccinocarboxamide synthase, whose product MNRRRRIYEGKAKILYEGPEPGTLIQFFKDDATAFNKKKHDVIDGKGVLNNRISEYVFTHLNKIGIPTHFIRRLNMREQLIKEVEMIPLEVVVRNVAAGSLSTRLGIEEGTVLPRSIIEFYYKSDALNDPMVSEEHITAFGWANPAELDDIMALAIRVNDFLSGLFLGVGIQLVDFKIECGRLYEGDMMRIILADEISPDSCRLWDIETKEKMDKDRFRRDMGGLVEAYSEVARRLGIINENEPIRGTGPVLVK is encoded by the coding sequence ATGAACCGTCGCCGCCGTATATACGAAGGCAAGGCCAAGATCCTGTACGAGGGTCCCGAACCCGGCACGCTGATCCAGTTCTTCAAGGACGACGCCACTGCGTTCAACAAGAAGAAGCACGACGTCATCGACGGCAAGGGCGTCCTGAACAACCGCATCTCGGAATACGTCTTTACCCATCTCAACAAGATCGGCATTCCGACGCACTTCATCCGCCGCCTCAACATGCGCGAGCAGCTCATCAAGGAAGTGGAGATGATCCCGCTTGAGGTGGTGGTGCGCAATGTCGCCGCTGGCTCCCTTTCGACCCGCCTTGGAATCGAGGAGGGCACCGTCCTTCCCCGTTCGATCATCGAATTCTACTACAAGTCCGATGCACTCAACGATCCGATGGTCTCGGAAGAGCACATCACCGCGTTCGGCTGGGCAAATCCGGCTGAACTCGATGATATCATGGCTCTGGCCATTCGGGTGAACGACTTCCTCAGCGGCCTTTTCCTCGGCGTTGGAATCCAGCTGGTCGACTTCAAGATCGAATGCGGCCGCCTCTACGAAGGCGACATGATGCGCATCATCCTGGCCGACGAAATCTCTCCCGACAGCTGCCGTCTGTGGGACATCGAAACCAAGGAGAAGATGGACAAGGATCGCTTCCGCCGCGACATGGGCGGGCTGGTTGAAGCCTATTCCGAAGTCGCGCGCCGCCTTGGCATCATCAACGAAAACGAACCGATCCGCGGCACCGGCCCGGTTCTCGTGAAGTAA
- the purS gene encoding phosphoribosylformylglycinamidine synthase subunit PurS encodes MIKARVTVTLKNGVLDPQGKAIEGALASLGFQGVGHVRQGKVFDIELDDTDRAAAEASLRDMCERLLANTVIENYTIALD; translated from the coding sequence GTGATCAAGGCACGGGTAACGGTAACGCTGAAGAACGGTGTGCTCGATCCGCAGGGCAAAGCCATTGAAGGCGCGCTTGCCAGCCTCGGCTTTCAGGGTGTTGGTCATGTCCGTCAAGGCAAGGTGTTTGACATCGAGCTCGACGACACCGATCGCGCCGCGGCAGAGGCGAGCCTCAGGGACATGTGCGAGAGGCTGCTGGCGAACACAGTGATCGAGAATTATACCATTGCTCTCGACTGA